A region of the Cannabis sativa cultivar Pink pepper isolate KNU-18-1 chromosome 3, ASM2916894v1, whole genome shotgun sequence genome:
GTGATTTAAGCCCTATCTCTGAAAGTTGGATCTTGTATTCTTCAATGATATTTTGGTTTACAATTCGCATCTCCAAGAGCATTTGGTCCATTTACAATAGGTTTTGGAAACCCTTCGCAGTCATTCTCTTTATCTCAATTCAAAAAAATGTTTATTTGGGCAACAAGAATTAGAATGTTTGGGTCATATTATTTTTGCCACTTCCAATGGAGTGGCAACTGACTCTTGTAAGATCCAAGCAATGGCAGAATGGCCGGTCCAAACAAATTAGAAGCAGCTCCAAGAATTTTTGGTTTTAACAAGATGCTACTAGAAGTTCATCCGCAATTATGGACAAATAGCTGCATCTTTAAAAGATTAATGAAAAAGGACAATTTTTGGTGAAATGAGGAGGCCCAGCAAGCCCTTAAGGAGCTCAAATTGGTCATGGTTACTATTCCGATCTTAGCTCTTCCTAACTTCTCAAACCTTTGTAATCGAGACAAATGCTTCGAGGTCGGGATAAGGGATGTGTTAATGCAAAATCAGTGCCCCGTAGCTTACTTCAGTTTTGAGCAATCgagcatgtttaaaaattgtCTATGAGCATGAACTTACGGTCATTGTGTTGGCGATTCAAAGTGGCACCCTTATTTGCTTGGGCGAAAATTTTGGTTCGAACGAACCAAAAAAGTCTAAAATTTATGCTTTAGCAAAAACTGGTAGCTGAGGAACATCAAAAGTGGGTCACCAAATTGTGAGGCTACGATTCTGAAATTGAATATCAACCTGCGGTGGACAATAAAGTTGTCGATGCTTTGTCTCCCCAAAGTGAACATATTAACCTTGTCTCCTTTCGCTTTCATGGTCGGATCATTGGGAAGTCTTGCAAACTAAGGTTGATAAAGATCCAATTTTGGGCCCTAAGAAGCAGAGCTTGCTAGCTGGTGCAGCCTTAATTGATGGTCATACATTGTGGCATGGAAATCTCATGCTCCATGACAAGTTGGTCATTCCAGCAACATCTTCATTGATTCCACAACTCTTAGAAGAGTACCACAGTGGCAAAATTGGGGACCATTCCAGTGCTTTAAAAACTTTCCAACGTTTGGCTAGAAAAGTGGTTTGGTCAGATATGAAGAAGTGAGTGCAACAATTTGTGGCTCAATGTGTGGTACGCCAACAAGCTAAATTCAGTTCTCTGTGTCCCGCGAGACTCCTCCAACCTCATTATTACAGTTTGGGTATTGGAggatatatttatagactttgtTGAGGGTCTTCCTCGCTCAAAGGGGTATGATTGTCTCCTGGTTGTTAAACACCCCTTTATTCCCCTACGTTTGCACGAATTTCCATGTTCCATTGACTCGGATCGTAACAAGGTTTTCTTAAGCAAATTTTGGTCTAAATTGTTACGTCTCCAAGGGACTTGCCATAATCATAGCTCATCCAATCACCCCAAAGTGATGGGCAAACCGAAGTGGTAAATCAAAGCATTGAGACTCTTATCTTCGTTCTTTTGCATGAGACAAGCCAAAACGCGAATATCATTGGATTCCATGGGCTGAGTATTAGTATGAGTATTAGTATGACTTTATTCTGGGGAATGTACCACCATGATCCACCCCCTCTTCTATGCTTGGAGTTGGGTGCCACCCTACTAATGGCAGTTGATCAACAACTGCGAGACCATGACACTATGCTTGACGATCTCAAACACAATTTGCTTCGTGCCCAACAACGCATGAAAGACATGGCTAATAAGAAGCGACGAGAGGTGCATTTTTCAGTAGAAGATTTGGTCTTATGTTTAACTCTGCCCTTACCATCACAAGTCCTTGGCTCAATGCAAGAATGAACAACTTCCCCTTGTTACTTTGAGTCGTATCCAGTGGTGGCTTGCATTGGTTTGGTTGCTTACAAGCTACTACTTCCTGAGTGGGTTCCAATACACCCTGTCTTTCATATTTCTATGTTGAAGAAAGTTGTTGACCTTACCaacacagttcttacctattATTCTTCATGCTGACTTGGAGTGGAATGTGTAACTTGAGGCCGTGGCAGATATTCGATACAATCAGTAGGGGTTGCTTAAGGTTTTAATCAAATGGAAGCACTTGCCTTCTTTCAAGAACTCTTAGGAGGATTTTGAATTGGTTAATGAACAATTTCCCTCTTTATACCATGAGAAGGTGCGTCTTCAGGCAGAGGGTAATGATTAACCTCTTCTAAAATATACATACAAGTAGAAAAAGAATAGAGGTAAGGAAGGTAAGCGAGAATATTGCTGACTCATAGAAGGATACTAAGAATATGTTTTTTgtgttgttatttttgtaataaaaggGTTGAGGAGTTTGGGTGGGATTTTTTAGGCAGAAATAAGGTGGGAAAATGGGAAGGCCATGCTCTCGAATTCTCTTACTGTTTGTAATTGTTCTTTGCTATTAATACAAAACCTCTGGCTAGTTATAACTTGAACTCTAGTAGAGTTTCTCTAAATTTCTTCTGCTACTCTTCTAACTCTGTTTTTAGTTCAATTCAAATCAATAAGGTAACATATCACATTACAATTATGTTAGCCCCGTGCTACAATTCACCTATTGCTAAGTGTTAGAACATGAGTTGTATATTAGTTGTACATTAGTTGGGGGCAGTCTGAtctcttggaagagtaagaaacaaaatgttgtcTAGATCCAATGTTGAATTagaatatagagctatggcACAGTCTGTGTGTGAGGTAGTATGGATTTATCAGCTTTTGGCTAAATTCAGGTTTGACacttctattccagcaaaattgtggtgtgataatcaagttgctcttcatattgcctcaAATCTCGTGTTTCACGAGCGAACTAAGAAAATTGagattgattgtcattttgatCGCGAAAAAATTGAACAAAGTCTGATTTTCATTGGATATGTGAAGACCGGAGAACACTAAGATTATGCTTGAGCTCCCTTCTTCCTCTCACATTACTTTAAAAGAGTCAATATAGTGTCAAGAGGAGTATTAGAAGGTTATGCTTGAGCTCCCTTCTTCCTCTCACAGTATATCATTTCTTCCATCGCCATTGTTACATTACTTGTGGTTACTATTATATTACTTATCAATCTTACAGAAGGAGTTAAGTCACATCAATTGGTATCATAGCAACAATTTCATTGAATGCTTTCAGCTCAAATGAAATCAAGGGTGGAAGCGAAAGAGGAGACTGTAAAATCGCATTCCCACGATTTGACAGTGATAACCAAGAATCTTGAAATGTTGAATAAGGGACAGGTGTTTATTGCCTCTAAAATTGTCTCGAGATCTCTTGCTCCTAGTTGAAATCTCGAGCCCAACTCAATCCATCTAAGAAAAAAACCTTATGGCAATTGTTCTTGCTATAAAATGGCATTCAAACTTGCTAAGCTAAAATTTTGTGGTGCGTACCAATCAACAAGGCATCAAATTTATGTTAGGGCAACATGTAGTTACACAGGAGAATCAGAAAAGATTTGTTGAACTACTGGTTTACAACTTTGAGATCCACTATAGGTCAGGGGCAGCCAGCTATGCCGTCGATGCCCTATCCCGTGTTACGGTGGAGTGTTTGGCTCTCAACTCCACCACTTGCTTAAATTGGGATATTGTGGATAATGAAGTTCACCGATGCATTTATCTCTCAAGTTTGCGCTGATTTGGCCTAAGGCAATTAACTACCTAGTTTTGCGGTGGAACATGATCATTTGGCATATCAAGGGTGGTTGGTTCTTTCTTCTACTTTGACCTTGATTCCTCATTTCTTAAAAGAATATCACTGTTCACCAATTGGGGTCATTTCGAGGAATTATGTTCCAACGAAAGGCTTTACAATGATGTATTTTTGACAGGTATGAAACGGATGGTGGTCGAGTTCGTAAGCCATTGTGGTGTATGAAAGGAATAGAATTATGGTCATGTCACCTACAAGTTTGTTGTTGTAACCCTTGGTGCTACGTGAGTGTGTGTAGGAGGACTTGACTATGGATTTTATTGAGGGGTTGCCTAAGTCTGAGGGTGTGGATACCATCTTTGTCATTGTGGATCAAATGAGTAAGTACTCTCATTCCATGCCCCTCAAACACCCTTTTACTGTTCATATTGTCAATGAAGCCTTCCTCCATAATATGGACAAGCTACAGGACATTCTAAAGCTTATCACCTCCATTTTTGGATCGGGTAGCCATTTTTGGACCGAACTCTTTCACCTCCATGGTATGGAATTAAAGCACAGAACAACTTACTAccctaagaaaattctaagtttTAGTGTAACACACCTTTTCACTCTTCCTTAGGTTTTACCCCATTCAAGGTAATGTATGGACAGGGCCCCCCTCTAAAGTTCTAACCTCTTCAGGTACCACTTCTACCATTGCCCTGTATCAACTGCTAGAGGTACACCCATATCACCAAAAGACCTTGGCTGTCCCAAGAATGAGAAACTTGCTGCTCATTTTTATGGCCCATTTCAGGTGCTGAAGCGTTGTCACTGACGCTTATCACTTAGACTTTCCCCCATCCTTGGCGGTTCACCTTGTGTTTCATGTTTTCCAGCTCCATGCCACAATGAGTGCGATAAACTCATCTCCCTTGCTGCCCTCGACACTGCTAACTTGGAATTAATTGTTGAGCCTGGTGCTGTCCTAGATGTGCGCCATCATGAGGCTGGATCAAGATCTATCATCAAAGTGATTATTTAGTGGAAAAGTTTGCCTTTACTTGAAGCCCCTTAGGAGAAATTTGACACGATCTGTGCTCAATTTCTGCCTTTGACCTTGAGGACAAGGTTAAAGAAATTGGGGAGTGGGGGTGTTAGACGCGTGGTGCGCTTCACCTAAGCTAGGAGAAGCACGGGTAGTTTGGTCAGTTTCTGTTGTGGCAGGGGTATTCTTGTAATTGTTGAGTTTTGCTTTGAGAGTCTTGACATAGTGTCAAGAGGAATAGTAGAAGGTTATGCTTGAGCTAGTAAATTGCTCTTAGCATCATTGGAGAGACTCAGGCTCTAGAAACATGTGCAATGGTGACTGTTTAGCtattttcttttcaataataactCCCTTCTTCCTCTGAATTTTATACCATTTCCTCCATTGCCACTGTTACATTGCTTGTTGTTACTGTTATATAACTTATATTGATTATTAACCTTCTGCAGGAGTTCATTTCACATCAAATTCATTCAGCCAGCCACTACACTACAATTCAGACAGCCACTACTGCCACCACCAAAGATACGATATAGAAATCACACACTACCCTGTGTACGTCTTATTCTTCCATCTAACAAGTAAGTATTTCAGTAGGGGCCTATCATACAcattaagagaaaagagagaataaAAGTTGACCAGTGAAACATAATTTAAATCAATATGATACAccaatagaaaagaacatagggTTCTGCCATTGTCCAAATCAACCAAGCCCTTTTGATGTGAGGCAGGTGCTAGGTAATATTAAGCTTTACAATTTAAAAAGTTTAAATACCTTGTCAAAGGATTATAAACGGTAATACAAAGAAGAATCTCTGTCCTTTCCccacattatttatatttatatatataatttagaaaaaaaaataataaacaatttttCTTAGTAAAACTAACTTATCAGCCAGCTTATCATAGTAAAAGCAAGCAACACATAATAAACTAGTTAAGTGGAGAGCTTGAGAACCAGGCAGCTGATCCTTTTACACAACATGTTTCATAATATAATTCTATGTAGGAGCTGAACCATTTACGAAATCATGCTAACATCACAGAGGATTGTACCCAAACCACGTAACTCAAATGTAAAGTATCCTAGACCTAAGGAAGTGAACCCAGGTACCATGAATATCATGATGCAAGTACTGAAGAgttattttgatttcatttgCTAAGTGAAAGCAAAGAAGTATACCTTTTCATGAAGCAGGGAATTCAATTTTTTGATATCATTAATGTGTTCTTCTCGCTCATTTGACAAGGTAGTTTCAATATTGTGAAGTTCCATGTTGAGCTCAGAAATGATCTTCTCTTTTGCTATCAATGAATTCTCAAGGATGGTATTTGAATCTATATCATCACTAAAAGCATAAGAACCGAACATAAGTCAAAAACCATAACTCAAACACAATACTTATGATACAAATGTCAGAGACTAAGATTATGATTTCAGACACAGTACTTGATAAATGAATAATAGTAAGCCCACCTCTTTTTATCAGTGTCTTCATTGGCTGACTGCAACTGGGTGCGTAGAATTCCCTGCAATTTGAATTCATAATGGGGCATCAAATATCAAAAGACATAATTCACAAAGTCAAAATGAGAAGCAAAATCAACATAAATGCCAAACTGATCAGGATAAAATAGTTATGTGAAAGAAGTTTTCACCAAtgcttttagttaaaaaaaaataaaaacagaaaaagAGACAAAGAAAACAGAAAACAGAAAACTAATTTAGAAGCAAAAACTAAGTTTCATCAATTAAACGCATCATGCTAGTGTGGCTAATTagaattgtaaataaataaaatagtatacTAGTCTTGCATTATAGAgtataatacaaaattaatttccaaGTAAATTATCTTAACCAATTAAGTTGCAAAACACACCTTTTCCCTCTCAAGACTAAGAAGCCGAGTTTGAGCCCGTTCAACTTCATCCATCAGAAGATTGACCTCTGACTGCTTTGCTGCCCTATCTTCATCTGAATTTATAGATGAAAATGTGAGATGAAAGcagattctttcttttttctctttattATGCAGTTAGATAAGGCAAAAGTTTGAACTTTGAACCACAAATACTTCACAAAATCATTAAAGACAAAAGATGACTAGCATATAATCTGATTGAGCACGAAGCTCAAATATTTGGCTTTGTGCACGAAGCTCAAATGTTTATAGATGAGGCAAAAGTTTTAACTTTGAACCACAAATATTTCACAAAATCATTAAAGACAAAAGATGACTAGCATATAACCTGATTGAGCACGAAGCTCAAACATTTGGCTTTGTGCAAGTTCGTGCAACTTCTGCATATTGGAAACACTCTCTTTAGCTTGTCGTAATTGATCTTGCAACAGCTGCTCTCTGAATAAAGGTTGATAAATCATGGTACACAAAAGCTAGAATTTAGAAATTAATACAGACATCAAAGGTATGAGAAATCTACGTAAAGACATGGCAACCCTCAATCATTAAACGACGAAATTTTAGTatttaatatgaataaaacaaTCCAGTTTACTTCAATTTTGTTGGATACTCAAAAACATATCGTTAATTACCTATCTTTCAGGACCTCAAGTGTTTTTTGATTCTCCTCTGCCAAGCTTCTCTGCTTAATCTCCACAATCTCTTTCACTTTTTCTTCCATCTGAGAAAATGTACCCACATTTCTGTATTAAAATGAAAGGCTCTATAAATTGTCTTTGTGTCATCATAATTTGTTTATTAGTGTTGTTTCTAAACTTTCCAATGAAAGTTTtccaatttaaataataaagaaatctATTATTTTGCTTCCTGCACAGTATTTGAGGCAAAAATAGCAATTCTTCAACAAAATCATGAGTAGAACTCACATAGCAATTCTTGTTACACGAGAATATCAAAAATACAGATTGGAAAATGGCATAAAATCATATATTTGCAGCACTACTCCAAATAGCTCACCTGTTGTTCTAACTGGCGGTTACGCTCCTCAAGTCTTCGTATTGTTGCCTGCTGATTCTTCAAATGAGTTGCTTCGGTCCTGAATTCTTCAAGCTCAACTTTCATTTTCCTGTTCTCCAATTCTAGGTCAGACAACTTCATATCTTGCTCCTGCACATGATTTGAGGCAAATGTGACATTGCATAAAGTACTAACATACAAAGCACGGCCTGCACACAGAAGCATTTCTGAAACGACACAGCACCAACATAAAATGACAAGTAGACGATCACAAGTTCACATTTCATCCATTTGTACAAAACAACTATAGAAATTTTCTGGTAGCTCAAATAAGACTGCAAGTTGATCTCTAATTATACACCGATTCCACCATATCTATGCTTGATTCCTCCAGTGCTCGTCTTACCAAACTTTCATGCTCACAAAACAGTCAAGTTGCAGAAAGCTATGATAGGAGTTAAGATGATGccatcataaataaataaacctttgCTGATTACCGAAATTGAAGCAAGAGATGGATATGGATCTGGAGCCTCATAAATTTTTTGATAGATGTTAAGAAATGCATTCTCCGCAAACTTCGCTCGTTTCGTGAGATTGTCAACTTCGTCTTGAAAACCCTTGAGTAAAGAATTAAACAAACTAGACTTTTCATCGGCTGAAGCTTTTTTAAACTCTGCACAGAATCATAAtggtaataatataaatatatttatgacgAAAGTAACATATGATAAAAAGTGCTTAACAAAGTGCGTCCACCAGAAACAACTGAGTTATCACCATTACCTCAATGAAAAAGGAAGTTAGAAAATTCTAAAGTAAATTCTATTGTCTTTTATTCCTTCAATCACTTAGAAAATTCAGAGATGTCACTCAGGATGTTCGAGTATAGATCAACCATATACCTTTATAGCTTTCTGCAAGCTTCCGCCTGTTTTTTTGGCTATTTTCCTGATTGTCAGCGATTTTAACACCTTGCTCATCCAACACATATCTTTCTTTCTCCAAATCGAACTCTGTAAAATCAAAGCATGCACATAATTGTATTGAATTATTACAAACAAGATACACCTTACAACAAGGATGTCCAACTTtgtaaaacaaataaattatgATATCTACTCAAACCACACCGAATCACAAGACATTGTTggcttgaaataattttttttttttttttttttttttgagcaaTGAATAATTTCattgaaaaaaatcaaactaCTCCAGTTCAACTTGATCAAAATGATACATTCACAAGAAGAAAGATACAACATAATTGATATTATACTATTAAAACCTCAACTTCAGATAAATCAAATTATTTGTATTGACAAATAGATTATTTTATGTTAGAATTTAGGAATAAGATGAATGAGATTTCATCACAAAACCAACAAAACCAATTagcaatgggaggagtagcacattctcttatatattctattatctttccacACAATATTGGACTCTCTAACACTTTAGCATGAAAAATTCCGTTCTCATATTCATCTTCTTTTTCCGGTTCTCGCGCTTGTATTCAAATAGAACtacttcaattttattttttttttcttttgaaaggcGAACTACTTCAATTCTAACTCCAAATATTTCTAAGAAGTGATTTGTCTAATGCTAACAAGGTCGAGTGAAAAATCAGAAGTATTACCACGAAACTATAGCAAATTTATCGAGATGATGTTATTTTGTAAAGAAACAAATGCGAATACCTTTCCAGAAATTGGTGACGGCAGATATGGGAGAAGCGgtagaggaggaggaggaggtgtACTTGTCTCGGTCTGATCCAGGTTGGGGATTCTCCATATTCGCAAATCCGATCCCGGGATCTCTATCTCTGTCTAGAGACGAATTTGGAGCTCCCGATCACTCACACGCCGTCGACTTGTCAGTTAATTGGATCTGACGGGGTTTAAAGCGAATAGAAAATCCGACTGATGGGAAATTTACAATTATATAACctgtaaattaaaataattacaaaaatactttcaaCTAACTTAATTATATAATCTTTGtaattaaatatacattttttaagggAAACATTAAAAAAGCAGtcttttacatatatatatgggtattaATAAGAGAAGACCAGAGGACTTAAAAGCGCGAGTGAATTAAGCAATTAAGTCTTGTCAGCTGGCATGTGTGAGAGTCTTCTCTCAAGTTTCGAAGGTCTGGTTTTTGCGTTTGACTGGTTCTTGCGGCTGTTTGTTTCACGTTCCGATTGCTGCGTTTTCACAGGCGAAGCTTGTTGTCGACTGTGTAGGTTCTTTCTTTGTAATGTCATAGGTTTCCAAGGCTGCGTTTGGGAATGATTCTCGTGGGTTCTGGGTTGTTTTCTGCACCTGCGACTGACTTCTTGTGACTGGCGTTCTTGGTTCTGGGTGTTGCGTTCTCATCGGTGGAACACGGCGTCGATAGTGTAGGTTCCCTCGTCGTTTCTCCTGGGTTTCCAGAAGGATCTAGGCTAAGTTCTGGGGTTGTTTGGCTTGCGTCGAGAGTGTCATCTCCCTCAGCGACTGGTTCTTGCGGTTTGAGCAGAGAGTTGCGTTTTGGGATTGCATCAGTGTGTAGGGTCCCTCGGTGACTGGTTCTTGCAATTGGGATTGTCTTGGATTGCGTTTTGAGAAGAGGATTGTGTGTTGGGACTGCTTTTCTTGGTTCTGGGTTGCGTGAATAGTATCTGGTTTTTTCTATCGTTCCTGAGATTGTGGAGTTCAGTTACCACGTTGTTTCAGTCGTCGCTGGTTGTCTCCTTGgcttcgatttttttttttttggtggatAATGGCATCGAGCAGTACCGCAATGGAGCATATGGAGAATCAATATGGGAATATAGAATTGGATGATGAGGAGGAGTGTGGGATTGAGATTGAGGAAGATGTGGAGGAGGCGATCCTGGTGGATGACCGGTAGTGTTTGGTGGGGAGATTTTTGAATGCTAGATCAATAGATTTTGACGCCATGAAGCACACTTTGGCTGGGCTGTGGAAGCCGGGAAAAGGCTTGTTTGTCAAGGAATTGGGGTCGAATCTTTATCTTTTTCAGTTTTACCATGAGATCGATATCAAGCGAGTCATTAATGGCAGCCCTTGGACATTCAATCGGCTACCCTTGATTTTTGGTAGAGTCCCGCGGGGTGGAGATCTGAAAGCTGTAAAGCTTAATCAGCTTGATATGTGGGTACAGATTCATGGTCTTTCTACGGGATTTATGACGGAGAAGGTTGTCTTTACAGCTGCAAACTATATTGGTGTCTTTGTGGAATAAGATCCTAAGAATTATAATGGTCTTTGGCGTGAATTTCTTCGGGTAAGAGTGACAGTGAACATTGATATCCCGCTGAAACGGCGTATGAAGCTTAAAAAAACAGGCGGTGATTGGTTTTATgctaattttaaatatgaatTTGCTCCTACGTTTCGTTTTATATGTGGTTTAATTGGACACTCAGAAAACTTTTGTCACAAGTTATTTGACACACCTGAGGATGAGATAGTTAAGCCATATGGGAGCTTCATGCGGGCGCAACCACGAAGGAAAAATTATCTACTGAGCTCTCAGTATTTGCGTACGGGTACGGAGTTGGATGAACAATTTGCCCAGGCGTCTCCGGTGCAACAGGAAGATGAATTCGATCAGCCACTGGTGCAAGGTGGGAAGTTTCCTTGCTTGGAATTCGACAGTAATCAACAGTCAACGGACGGTAATGATGTTCCTGGTTTGGGGGTTGATGGGAATATTCCTATTAGTGAGAATTTGACTAATCATGGAAACAAAAAGAATGTTTCCATTTCTAGTGCTACTGAAAGAGGAAAGTCGGTTGTTTTTGGAAATCATGTGCAAGGAGGGAATGGGCAGCCTTCTC
Encoded here:
- the LOC115708935 gene encoding protein CASP, producing the protein MENPQPGSDRDKYTSSSSSTASPISAVTNFWKEFDLEKERYVLDEQGVKIADNQENSQKNRRKLAESYKEFKKASADEKSSLFNSLLKGFQDEVDNLTKRAKFAENAFLNIYQKIYEAPDPYPSLASISEQDMKLSDLELENRKMKVELEEFRTEATHLKNQQATIRRLEERNRQLEQQMEEKVKEIVEIKQRSLAEENQKTLEVLKDREQLLQDQLRQAKESVSNMQKLHELAQSQMFELRAQSDEDRAAKQSEVNLLMDEVERAQTRLLSLEREKGILRTQLQSANEDTDKKSDDIDSNTILENSLIAKEKIISELNMELHNIETTLSNEREEHINDIKKLNSLLHEKEVALEEMKKEIQARPTEKLVDDLRKKVKILQAVGYNSIEAEDWEVATSGEEMSKMESLLLDKNKKMEHEITQMKVKLLEKASLLETAEGTIAKLTAKVNEQQKLIQKLEDDILKGYNSKDQRNNLFDDWDLSEARSTELSESTDQKHVSSDQDQSSMLKVICNQRDRFRTRLRETEEETRQLKEKIGQLTAELERSKADNVKLYGKIRYVQDYNLEKVVSRGSKKNVEDLESGFSSEVESKYKKIYEDDINPFAAFSKKERDQRYKELGFRDRITLSSGRFLLGNKYARTFAFFYTIGLHILVFTCLYRMSALSYLSNGAEDVGDKPLTLNLRQAL